Proteins co-encoded in one Plasmodium reichenowi strain SY57 chromosome 10, whole genome shotgun sequence genomic window:
- a CDS encoding hypothetical protein (conserved Plasmodium protein, unknown function), whose translation MLKHVFFCYRWRAQYGFGKSKLNFLCGALCYSSNINMDKIIHENKYEDIKNLRSQELRILSENCCVKKVDDVIIWSEICRNSIEKYNSFKYFDALLLLSSFDKMNIVDKSLYKTFSDVFIKQISYLQPEHFILLINLYCRVNIFPRVLFTEIFHGIIKYCNKLYPDEYVNLLTCFANLKITNKDLIKTLCKSIIKNINLFDYIHLTSIVGALRSLDIADDIFYYVIDQKQLKELKFLTVQEIFDHIKKIKLLQYSWKLYEKDLMKEFLFKVYNFKNEKDVDQLDDPFVCLNFLVSRGLLQGNNNTNGKNNNNNNKKNNNDDNNNNNNNDNNNNSSSSDYIDDINCGGANFLVALSKWCANQVYHYPSRSTKRPTSYQLIKLYELMKEFNIHNFDFIEKAIYRFVITRGGLENNRDKMFKPTSYQKGRKYIFTKDPQIDHINYEKNKENSYSHHYNFKDHTTNYEQQNMHYQTNDYNDEHNMNQQKTLSEKLKRIKLSMEKKTQNKKETHSNSRYSNFKLRQRPKRIKNSPAPIKV comes from the coding sequence ATGCTTAAACATGTATTTTTTTGCTACCGTTGGAGAGCACAATATGGATTCGGGAAAAGcaaattaaattttttatgtgGTGCATTGTGTTATAGcagtaatataaatatggaTAAGATAATACATGAAAACAAATATGaggatataaaaaatttgaGAAGTCAAGAGCTTCGAATATTATCAGAGAATTGTTGTGTAAAAAAGGTTGACGatgtaataatatggaGTGAGATATGTCGTAATTCTATAGAAAAGTATAATagttttaaatattttgatgctttattattattatcatcgTTTGACAAAATGAATATAGTGGATAAGAGTTTATATAAGACATTTTCGGatgtatttattaaacAGATATCTTATTTACAACCTGAacatttcattttattaataaatttatattgtagagtaaatatatttcctCGTGTATTATTTACAGAGATATTTCATggtataataaaatattgtaataaattatatccagatgaatatgtaaatttattaacatGTTTTGcaaatttaaaaattacaaataaagatttaataaaaacattatGTAAGAGTATAATTAAAAAcattaatttatttgattatatacatttaacAAGTATAGTTGGTGCATTAAGATCTTTAGATATAGCGgatgatatattttattatgtaataGATCAAAAGcaattaaaagaattaaaattCTTAACCGTTCAGGAGATATTtgatcatataaaaaaaataaaattattgCAATATAGTTGgaaattatatgaaaaagatttaatgaaagaatttttattcaaagtgtataattttaaaaatgaaaaggaTGTAGACCAGCTAGATGATCCTTTTGTTTGTTTAAATTTTTTGGTTTCCAGGGGATTGCTGCAAGGTAATAATAACACTAACggtaaaaataataataataataataaaaaaaataataatgatgataataataataataataataatgataataataataatagtagtagtagtGATTACATTGATGATATTAATTGTGGTGGTGCTAATTTTCTCGTGGCCTTAAGCAAGTGGTGTGCTAACCAGGTCTATCATTATCCTTCCCGTTCAACAAAAAGACCAACAAGTTATCAACTCATAAAGTTATATGAATTAATGAAAGaatttaatatacataattttgATTTTATTGAAAAAGCAATATACAGATTTGTTATTACTAGAGGAGGCCTAGAAAACAACCGAGATAAAATGTTTAAACCTACTTCGTATCAAAAGGGAAGAAAGTATATATTCACCAAAGATCCTCAAATtgatcatataaattatgaaaaaaataaagaaaattcatattctcatcattataattttaagGATCACACAACAAATTATGAACAACAAAATATGCATTATCAAACGaatgattataatgatgaacATAACATGAACCAACAAAAGACTTTATCAGAAAAActtaaaagaataaaattaagtatggaaaaaaaaacacagaataaaaaagaaacacATTCAAATTCGAGATATTCCAATTTTAAATTACGACAAAGACcaaaaagaataaaaaatagtCCAGCACCAATAAAagtatga
- a CDS encoding RNA polymerase II-associated protein 1, putative, with the protein MDDSLNKLQDKLRKERTNDQFILNKCNFNIIERYEDSSSEEENEFENNNNNNNNSKGKSDLKNNYENNSLYNQKKDNIMNDNKNNKNNVSKNQSCTNNQAYTTYNNYKYLNNNVSFPLALHRSILNLQKNNKNEKLLKVQICEDKEVTTINKNNNNYEKNRINYNNILNHKKNVKYNDNNSDEQISINAKKYINEKYHDDAQSKYNLTFQLNKNEVAKLEWTNPVKDDEIRIIKNIQEIKLHEIRFDFQGKLRIQINEKLYNEKENKIIFNHFNGLYHHNEEPLNSGYTLPEILYLCQSSYNNQVCISLKILKHVFINMHIKLLYIYPAFQNIFNSNFMKNKYSYGFTYKRFSNYINNDLKILQKLLIIFNYYYNKNVQINCLHALASYLFPNNIFQINDNVLFNENIHTNNKQEKYNFIFFQDYQLFSYLNFFSDLCFFVDGYNIYFYSNKKYKIKNFKLSNVYNKNGFGHNILNKSGQKGDQNIEEDIPDDLEDQMEDIYFLDENNDIYETKINEVDANDVSIDKNDMSIDKNETVHNFSNFLKRYKEKDSSLLLKEGEDGINDLYIDKIKRWNTKKKKKINDKNVDINVSYINVSYINKNNPVDHDPIIHNDSTSKPNNKNLMSFFEYMDTINYDPLKLRNLNFETIKYCYMNKYNYNKILNNINNILTNNFAIIEIENSCVCFLIGLLIKKKQEINILKNSDLIKNIEKILESKMVGTDLYQERLNKQNNNKNNLLYSHEDIFINPIHINFIYNLITLIKYIIIYNYDKEILNKIDILPFLMFFRTLPFFINNKNKEKDINEYINISTHKDIKTNTHTNKYINTPSNEEAYFFISTEVIKIFRLLLYCNIYVESVDYFHDIINYVNNLIVHKKKKKEECHIYKMFLSQVYLYISLYNIMHADKELSGLLYQNKIMITLKNYVNNNICSSLIYDDNIKSITKWDQYEKDISQNEKHDRLNDLSKNGSTACYTFNILCDLELLHQCYTYIYSIFIATRKMKDNKIKDKKKKNNHLNINNNIDNNMNDKEDRFINNELIKNILKNIKVVVSFIKNNLKHLLNFYIEKEEGNKTKNNIIRTIIKEIWDECPFPFNYVIYNKRETNLYLFFLVYIQILNVILNIYYILIHMEHIKEEAVMLIFIKSIFEDIEDEILINFMMNVFKEENILQSHNIFLPLAYLFYNIYKIKCFYNNNNNNNIIKVEKRNMNFHLLLFYSLTYSSSLYLNFECLKEIFNNPFFLCDDIKNDTPMKRITLDNVDKIEAERCHKKEVIVNIKEDLINIENNKTEIYIYKEDLINIENNKTEIDIYKEDLINIENNKTEIDIYKEDLINIENNKTENDIYKEDIVPSYGNLEKKKKEHIYILTFLKKYISSRNNKCFLFFQSKKNLILLFVINIFKACCKEANKIKKEEKLNIEKNLELLLNQYFIDFLSNHMDIDIFLKIFLSIFMVDNSKSIGDHVSEERNIYVLLERIAYIYIFKRISIASDTPQKNNIKCGKRDNTHNDDDDNDDDDNDDDDNNNDDNDNNNDNNNDNNNNDNNDDNNNNNHYYNGCDTMNSFTINLSPTLFLEKIKNIIITFTNNNNSDITKDKSVSYNMEHLNKFRNENRSIITCYNNPKEILINQNIFVIIYQQIIESYKRGCFFNPLFLSFLFFFSSSFFPKVCCELFFNDDDLIKMLAKNVFIHFYDNTHYIIFTTSTYYGEEQNNYLINITHLFPPLYSFIKNTTQEEINLNTNLESYFKSVKKENLYTSLLHFIFYMKQAFSQK; encoded by the coding sequence ATGGATGACTCTTTAAACAAGCTGCAAGATAAATtaagaaaagaaagaaCCAATGATCAGttcattttaaataaatgtaattttaatattattgaaCGATATGAAGATTCATCAAgtgaagaagaaaatgaatttgaaaataataataataataataataatagtaaaGGAAAGAGcgatttaaaaaataattatgaaaataatagcttatataatcaaaagaaagataatataatgaatgATAACAAgaataacaaaaataatgtaaGTAAAAACCAAAGCTGTACAAATAATCAGGCTTATAcaacatataataattataaatatttaaataataatgttagTTTCCCTTTAGCTTTACATAGAagtatattaaatttacaaaagaataataaaaatgaaaaactACTGAAAGTACAAATTTGTGAAGATAAAGAGGTGACGACCattaataagaataataataattacgAAAAAAATAGGATCAATTATAACAATATCCTTAATCATAAAAAGAACGTGAAATATAACGATAATAATTCTGATGAACAAATATCTATTAATgcaaaaaaatatataaatgaaaaatatcACGATGATGCACAAAGCAAGTACAATCTTACCTTTCAACTTAACAAAAATGAAGTAGCAAAACTCGAATGGACCAATCCCGTTAAAGATGATGAAATAAGAATCATAAAAAACATCCAAGAAATTAAATTACATGAAATACGTTTTGATTTTCAAGGAAAACTAAGAATtcaaataaatgaaaaattatataatgaaaaagaaaataaaataatattcaatCATTTTAATGGattatatcatcataatgAAGAACCATTAAATAGCGGATATACACTTCCcgaaatattatatttgtgtcaaagttcttataataatcaaGTTTGTATttcattaaaaattttaaaacatgtttttataaatatgcacataaaattattatatatatatcctgcatttcaaaatatttttaattccaattttatgaaaaataaatattcttatGGATTTACTTATAAACGATTTagtaattatattaataatgatttaaaaatattacaaaaattacttattatctttaattattactataataaaaatgtacaaATAAATTGTCTACATGCCTTAGCTAGCTATCTATTTccaaataatattttccaaataaatgataatgtactatttaatgaaaatattcacacaaataataaacaagaaaaatataattttatattctttcAAGATTAtcaattattttcatatttaaaCTTTTTTAGTGATCTCTGCTTTTTTGTCGATGgatacaatatatatttttactcaaacaaaaaatataaaatcaaaaattttaaattgtctaatgtatataataaaaatggtTTTGGTCATAATATTCTGAACAAGTCAGGTCAAAAAGGAGATCAGAATATTGAAGAGGATATTCCTGATGATTTGGAAGATCAGATGGaggatatatattttttggatgaaaataatgatatatatgaaacaaaaataaatgaagtCGATGCGAATGATGTATCGATTGATAAGAATGATATGTCGATTGATAAGAATGAGACGGTTCATAATTTTTcgaattttttaaaaagatataaagaaaaggaTAGCTCGTTGTTATTAAAAGAAGGAGAAGATGGTAttaatgatttatatattgataaaataaaaagatggaatacaaaaaaaaaaaaaaaaattaatgataaaaatgtagatataaatgtaagttatataaatgtaagttatataaataagaataatcCTGTGGATCATGACCCCATTATACATAATGACAGTACTAGTAAACcaaataataagaatttaatgtcattttttgaatatatgGATACAATTAATTATGATCCTTTAAAACTTAGAAACCTCAATTTTGAAACGAtaaaatattgttatatgaacaaatataattataataaaatattaaataatataaataatatattaacaaataATTTTGCTATTATAGAAATAGAAAATAGTTGTGTATGCTTTTTAATTGGATTATTaattaagaaaaaacaagaaataaatatattaaaaaatagtgatttaataaaaaatatagaaaaaatattagaaTCCAAAATGGTTGGAACAGATTTATATCAAGAAAGattaaataaacaaaacaacaataaaaataatttattatattcacatgaagatatatttataaatcctatacatataaattttatttataatttgattacattaataaaatatattattatatataattatgataaggaaatattaaataaaatagacATATTACCATTTCTGATGTTTTTCCGAACCTTaccattttttattaacaataaaaataaagaaaaagatataaatgaatatataaatataagcacacataaagatattaaaacaaataCACACAccaataaatatataaacacGCCTTCTAATGAGGAGGCgtattttttcatttcaaCAGAagttattaaaattttccgtcttttattatattgtaatatatatgttgaaTCTGTAGATTATTTTcatgatataataaattacgttaataatttgattgtacacaaaaaaaaaaaaaaggaggaatgtcatatttataaaatgttcTTATCTCAagtttatttatatataagtttgtataatattatgcATGCTGATAAAGAACTTTCCGGTCTTTTgtatcaaaataaaattatgataactttaaaaaattatgtaaataataatatttgttcttctttaatttatgatgataatattaaatctATTACTAAATGGGATCAATATGAAAAAGACATTTcacaaaatgaaaaacaTGATCGATTAAATGATCTATCAAAAAATGGTAGTACAGCATGTTACAcgtttaatatattatgtgaCTTAGAATTATTACATCAGTGTTACacgtatatatattctatatttatagctactagaaaaatgaaagataataaaataaaggacaaaaaaaaaaaaaataatcatcttaatattaataataatattgataataaCATGAATGATAAGGAAGATagatttataaataatgagcttataaagaatattttaaaaaatattaaagttgtggtttcatttattaaaaataatttgaaGCACTTacttaatttttatattgaaaaagaggaaggaaataaaacaaagaataatataataagaacaataataaaagaaatatggGATGAATGTCCTTTTCCATTTAATTATgtgatatataataaaagagaaaccaatttatatcttttctttttagtatatatacagatattaaatgttatattaaatatttattatattttaatacatatggaacatataaaagaagaagcggttatgttaatatttatcaaaAGTATATTTGAGGATATAGAGgatgaaatattaattaattttatgatgaatgtatttaaagaagaaaatatacTACAATCgcataatatttttttaccattggcatatttgttttataatatatataagataaaatgtttttataataataataataataataatattataaaggtagagaaaagaaatatgaacttccatttattattattttattctttaaCATATTCTTCATCgttatatttaaattttgaATGCTTGAAggaaatttttaataatcccttttttttatgtgatgatataaaaaatgacaCACCAATGAAAAGGATTACTCTCGATAATGTAGATAAAATAGAAGCAGAGAGATGTCATAAGAAAGAAGTTAttgttaatataaaagaagatttaataaatatagaaaataataaaacagaaatttatatatataaagaagatttaataaatatagaaaataataaaacagaaattgatatatataaagaagatttaataaatatagaaaataataaaacagaaattgatatatataaagaagatttaataaatatagaaaataataaaacagaaaatgatatatataaagaagaCATTGTTCCAAGTTATGGtaatttagaaaaaaagaaaaaagaacatatatacatattaacctttttaaaaaaatatatatctagtcgtaataataaatgtttcttattttttcaaagtaaaaaaaatcttatcttattattcgttataaacatttttaagGCCTGTTGCAAAGAGGctaataaaattaaaaaagaagagaaattaaatatagaaaaaaatttagaattgttattaaatcaatattttattgATTTTTTATCAAACCATATGGACATCgacatatttttaaaaatatttctgTCCATATTTATGGTAGATAATTCAAAATCTATTGGAGACCATGTAAGTgaagaaagaaatatatacgTGTTATTAGAAAGAAtagcatatatatatatatttaaaaggATAAGTATAGCTTCGGACACAccacaaaaaaataatataaaatgtgGCAAAAGGGATAACACACAcaatgatgatgatgataatgatgatgatgataatgatgatgatgataataataatgatgataatgataataataatgataataataatgataataataataatgataataatgatgataataataataataatcattattataatggATGTGATACTATGAACAGTTTTACAATAAATTTGTCACCCactttatttttagaaaaaattaagaatataattataacattTACTAATAACAACAATTCAGATATAACAAAAGATAAAAGTGTTTCATACAATATGGAACacttaaataaatttagaaatgaaaatagaagtattattacttgttataataatccaaaagaaatattaattaatcaaaatatttttgttattatttatcaACAAATTATAGAATCATATAAAAGGGgttgtttttttaatcctttatttttatcctttttattttttttttcttctagTTTCTTTCCAAAGGTATGTTgtgaattattttttaatgatgatgatttaataaaaatgttagctaaaaatgtttttatacatttttatgataatactcattatattatatttacaacTTCGACTTATTATGGAGAggaacaaaataattatcTCATCAATATAACACATTTGTTCCCACCActttattcatttataaaaaatacgACCCAAGAGGAAATTAACTTAAATACAAATTTGGAATCGTATTTTAAAAGtgtaaaaaaagaaaatctATATACAAGTTTGTTACactttatattttatatgaagCAGGCCTTTtcacaaaaataa